From a single Lewinella sp. LCG006 genomic region:
- a CDS encoding DUF3810 family protein, whose product MNRKGFVRWGIVLAAMALVVRAIASPGWVEQYYSRGFFPLFRMFWDTLLTSWFPLALMYLLLVVLLVRFVRAIIRWRKLKGIQRLWSALAGLVGFMGWLVFSFLLMWGFNYGRIPVEEKLGLTLEMPERSALQAEVTREAVALASLRQQIPGADTTALDASNFPANSESQLRDGVEAVLTYYDYPVVGSVRGRLVYPKGLFLRFSSAGLYLPWTGEGHIDGGLIDLQQPYTMAHEMAHGYGFGDEGSCSFWAYLTAFRVADPALQYAIRLGYWRRLAANWRRVDPEGYDQFRPTLDKGIVADLDAINANNAAYPDIMPKFRDAAYDSYLKAQGIAEGMDNYSKVILLVEAWRKEGSAFLQAN is encoded by the coding sequence ATGAATCGCAAGGGTTTTGTCCGCTGGGGGATAGTTTTAGCAGCCATGGCACTGGTCGTCAGGGCAATCGCCAGCCCAGGATGGGTGGAACAGTATTACTCGCGAGGTTTTTTTCCACTCTTTCGTATGTTTTGGGATACCCTTCTCACTTCGTGGTTCCCGCTGGCCTTGATGTACCTTTTGCTGGTGGTGCTGTTGGTAAGGTTTGTTCGGGCCATTATTCGGTGGCGTAAATTGAAGGGCATTCAGCGGCTATGGTCGGCACTTGCCGGTTTAGTGGGTTTTATGGGGTGGTTGGTTTTTTCCTTTTTGCTGATGTGGGGTTTCAATTATGGTCGAATTCCGGTGGAAGAAAAACTGGGGTTGACACTGGAAATGCCGGAGCGCAGTGCCTTGCAAGCAGAGGTTACCAGAGAAGCGGTCGCTTTGGCTTCCTTGCGCCAACAAATCCCCGGCGCTGATACAACTGCTTTGGATGCCTCCAATTTTCCTGCCAATAGCGAAAGCCAATTGAGAGATGGGGTAGAAGCAGTACTTACTTATTACGATTATCCCGTGGTGGGGTCGGTACGTGGTCGGCTGGTCTATCCCAAAGGGCTTTTTCTGCGCTTTAGTTCTGCAGGACTTTACCTTCCCTGGACGGGGGAAGGCCACATTGATGGCGGCTTGATCGACTTGCAGCAGCCCTATACGATGGCTCACGAAATGGCCCATGGTTATGGTTTTGGTGACGAAGGAAGCTGTAGCTTTTGGGCTTACCTGACTGCTTTTCGGGTAGCCGATCCAGCACTACAATATGCTATCCGTCTGGGCTACTGGCGGCGTTTGGCCGCCAATTGGCGACGCGTTGATCCCGAAGGTTACGACCAGTTTCGGCCAACACTGGACAAAGGAATCGTAGCGGATTTGGATGCAATAAATGCCAACAATGCGGCTTACCCGGATATCATGCCCAAATTCCGGGATGCGGCTTACGATTCCTACCTCAAAGCTCAAGGTATAGCTGAAGGCATGGACAATTACAGCAAAGTCATCCTGCTGGTAGAAGCCTGGCGCAAGGAGGGCAGTGCTTTCTTGCAAGCAAATTAA
- the trxA gene encoding thioredoxin, with protein sequence MAFEFTDNNFQDTALAEGKVSVVDFWAEWCGPCRMIGPIIEELANDYGDKVLVGKVDVDSNPEVSMEYGVRSIPTILIIKDGEVVDKHVGVTTKEALAGKINKYL encoded by the coding sequence ATGGCTTTTGAATTCACCGATAACAATTTCCAAGATACGGCACTGGCCGAAGGTAAAGTTTCTGTCGTAGACTTTTGGGCAGAATGGTGTGGCCCTTGTCGTATGATTGGCCCAATCATCGAAGAACTCGCTAATGATTATGGCGATAAAGTACTCGTTGGTAAAGTAGATGTTGATTCTAATCCAGAAGTTTCCATGGAATATGGCGTACGTAGCATTCCTACTATCCTGATTATCAAAGATGGAGAGGTAGTTGACAAGCACGTCGGTGTGACGACCAAAGAAGCCCTTGCTGGTAAAATCAATAAGTATCTTTAA
- a CDS encoding PPK2 family polyphosphate kinase yields MEKIRIAELPTRAPEGLDKDEAEKITKKRRERIAELHQLLIAEGKHSVLVILQGMDGSGKDGGTRNVFGECAPYGLRTYSFKKPTEEEFAHDFLWRVHKQAPRKGELVIFNRSHYEDVLIQRVHKWITEEHVQKRMAAINMFEDLLQFDNNTLVLKFFLNISYDQQLLELQERLDDPEKHWKHNAGDWQERKHWEEYMRCYEDVLNNSTTPWHIVPVDQRWYRDYVMTEIVVAALEGLNMQYPPLEKV; encoded by the coding sequence ATGGAAAAGATAAGAATTGCTGAGTTGCCTACCAGGGCACCAGAAGGATTGGACAAGGACGAGGCCGAAAAAATCACCAAGAAACGCCGTGAACGGATTGCCGAATTGCACCAACTGCTTATTGCCGAAGGAAAACACAGTGTGTTGGTCATCCTGCAAGGCATGGATGGCAGCGGCAAAGACGGAGGCACTCGCAATGTTTTCGGAGAGTGTGCTCCTTACGGTCTGCGTACCTACAGCTTCAAGAAACCTACCGAAGAAGAGTTTGCTCACGACTTCCTCTGGCGCGTACACAAGCAAGCCCCTCGCAAAGGCGAATTGGTAATTTTCAACCGTTCCCATTACGAAGATGTGCTCATCCAACGGGTTCACAAGTGGATCACAGAAGAACACGTACAAAAGCGAATGGCGGCCATCAATATGTTTGAAGACTTGCTACAGTTTGATAACAATACCCTCGTCCTCAAGTTTTTCCTCAACATCTCTTATGACCAACAACTCCTGGAGCTGCAGGAGCGCCTAGACGATCCAGAAAAGCACTGGAAGCACAATGCGGGCGATTGGCAAGAGCGCAAACACTGGGAAGAATACATGCGTTGTTACGAAGATGTACTGAACAACAGCACCACTCCCTGGCACATTGTACCCGTAGATCAACGCTGGTACCGCGATTATGTGATGACCGAAATTGTGGTAGCAGCACTCGAAGGATTGAACATGCAGTATCCTCCCTTGGAAAAAGTATAA
- a CDS encoding tetratricopeptide repeat protein, with translation MLEKVRAWWSNFNFKRAMVKTKDLSGKSWQSIKQLKWSYLLSFAWFPKLLEGLVSMVLKLGTLLLVILFLVFFIRLFKDQGYFMQTFSVPKQLEEQGYNGQVVAIRVQEKLEELKAQAGSVKEDSLQLKSNQQDFDLSVLGVGLSLRTLAFQMREALGRENKTIHGEVTKIANRYEAQLRMTGFPKISSVQFAEPDQEAAALERLFKDLAEGMLYHTDPYRLALVLRQEGRYEEAIMAIRYLLQTNPAEAHWAYLGWGAMLRELNDPEGAIEKYKKSIELKPDFRLPYTNLAYIYQQMDEVDLAIAAFRRSIALDPGNIGLYNSMAWMLHNHGDFAQVDSLYNELMLRERGDAEARSMAAISWAEMKFQRGEFQAARKVLDDHYTIAGENVFSYLIKGVAAFTDQDTTRALGHFMEALELDPTSQSAINANVDFALMLNKHDHVLKVYRKAKWDKLEASQRMTPWNRIAMLFNAREQHDSAMVLIKKVIAIDTTVSYPYTTLAETHFFQGQKDSCYHYLEKGLALGFNPVNFDYTMPPYDYLKDQLQFQQLLAKYQTKEEELSN, from the coding sequence ATGCTAGAAAAAGTACGTGCTTGGTGGTCGAACTTCAACTTCAAGAGGGCTATGGTGAAAACCAAAGACCTATCCGGTAAATCCTGGCAATCAATAAAGCAACTCAAGTGGAGCTATCTGCTAAGTTTCGCCTGGTTTCCCAAACTGTTGGAAGGCCTGGTTTCTATGGTGTTGAAACTGGGGACATTGCTGTTGGTCATCCTTTTTCTGGTCTTTTTTATTCGATTGTTTAAGGACCAGGGTTATTTTATGCAGACTTTTAGTGTACCCAAACAATTGGAGGAACAGGGCTACAATGGCCAGGTAGTAGCGATCAGGGTGCAAGAAAAACTTGAGGAGTTAAAAGCACAAGCTGGCTCGGTCAAGGAGGATTCGCTCCAGTTGAAGAGCAACCAGCAAGACTTTGACCTTTCCGTTTTGGGCGTAGGACTCTCTTTGCGCACCTTGGCGTTTCAGATGCGCGAGGCCCTGGGTAGAGAAAATAAAACCATCCATGGTGAAGTCACCAAAATCGCTAACCGCTACGAAGCACAACTTAGAATGACGGGCTTCCCCAAAATTTCCAGTGTTCAGTTTGCGGAACCTGATCAGGAGGCAGCAGCACTCGAACGACTTTTTAAGGATTTGGCAGAGGGTATGCTATACCATACAGATCCTTACCGATTGGCCTTGGTACTCAGACAAGAAGGGCGTTATGAGGAGGCGATTATGGCGATCCGTTACCTGCTACAGACCAATCCGGCTGAGGCACACTGGGCGTATTTGGGTTGGGGGGCCATGCTCCGAGAATTAAACGATCCTGAAGGAGCCATTGAGAAGTACAAGAAATCGATCGAGCTAAAGCCGGATTTTAGACTGCCTTATACCAATCTGGCATATATCTATCAACAAATGGATGAGGTAGACTTGGCCATTGCTGCTTTTCGTCGTTCCATTGCCTTAGATCCCGGGAACATTGGTTTGTATAATTCTATGGCCTGGATGCTGCACAACCATGGCGATTTTGCGCAAGTTGATAGCCTTTATAACGAGCTCATGCTGCGGGAAAGAGGAGATGCCGAAGCTCGAAGCATGGCCGCCATCAGCTGGGCCGAGATGAAGTTTCAACGCGGAGAATTCCAGGCTGCTCGCAAAGTGCTGGATGATCACTACACCATAGCTGGTGAGAATGTTTTCTCTTACCTGATCAAAGGCGTTGCGGCTTTTACCGATCAGGATACGACCCGTGCATTGGGGCATTTTATGGAGGCTTTAGAATTGGACCCCACTAGCCAGTCCGCGATCAATGCAAACGTAGATTTTGCCTTGATGCTCAACAAGCACGACCACGTCCTGAAGGTTTACCGTAAGGCCAAATGGGATAAATTAGAAGCCTCTCAAAGGATGACCCCTTGGAACCGAATAGCCATGCTGTTCAATGCTCGTGAGCAGCATGATTCCGCCATGGTATTGATTAAAAAAGTAATTGCAATCGATACCACCGTGAGTTATCCTTATACGACCTTGGCAGAAACGCATTTTTTTCAAGGGCAAAAAGACAGTTGCTATCATTACCTGGAGAAGGGCCTTGCCCTGGGTTTCAATCCAGTGAATTTTGATTACACCATGCCTCCTTACGATTACCTCAAGGATCAATTACAATTCCAGCAATTACTCGCCAAGTACCAAACGAAAGAGGAAGAGTTGAGTAATTAA
- a CDS encoding RNA-binding S4 domain-containing protein, whose product MLKKVRIDKWLWSVRIYKTRTMATDAVRNGRVKIGEKTVKASYLVQRDEVVTVNRNGFNLVFKVVDLIQKRVGAAIAQECYVDLTPAEELTKYDAWFVGKRGVESREKGTGRPTKKERREIDDFKGIRLYDFDDDDDEEEDL is encoded by the coding sequence ATGCTCAAAAAAGTAAGAATAGACAAGTGGCTCTGGAGTGTTAGGATTTATAAAACCAGAACCATGGCCACCGATGCCGTCCGCAACGGGCGGGTAAAAATTGGCGAAAAGACGGTCAAAGCAAGCTACCTTGTCCAAAGAGATGAAGTCGTAACGGTCAATAGAAATGGCTTCAACCTCGTCTTTAAGGTCGTCGATCTTATCCAAAAACGGGTAGGTGCCGCCATCGCCCAGGAATGCTATGTCGATCTGACGCCCGCCGAAGAACTCACCAAATACGACGCCTGGTTTGTGGGCAAACGCGGGGTGGAATCTCGCGAAAAAGGTACCGGTCGCCCCACCAAGAAAGAACGCCGAGAAATTGATGATTTCAAAGGTATACGGCTTTATGATTTTGATGATGACGATGACGAGGAGGAAGACCTTTAA
- a CDS encoding class I SAM-dependent rRNA methyltransferase: MEKYVKLKPKKAVFVHRQHPWVFSGAIGEQAEGLEDGDRVSVLDPEGKCLATGHYQEGSIRVRLLHRGATAPPADFWERALASAYASRKIILGPQAEQTNAYRLVHGAGDLLPGLVIDIYQHLAVVQCHSMGMYRERQEIAAALQKVLGEEITSIYLSAKKTLPQRFQDEAIDGFLAGNSAEALVKELGHSFKINAATGQKTGFFLDQRDNRQLLAYYAKDKTVLNTFCYTGGFSIYALKAGAAQVDSVDVSAKAMLLTEENVALNELPTDRHNAITSDVLQFLRKQETPYDIVVVDPPAYAKSFNKRHRAVQGYKRLNTEAMRLVKPGGLLFTFSCSQVVDRQLFQDTIVAAGLEVGRSARVLHQLTQAADHPVNLFHPEGAYLKGLVVQLD, encoded by the coding sequence ATGGAAAAATACGTGAAGCTCAAGCCTAAGAAAGCCGTTTTTGTGCATCGCCAACATCCCTGGGTTTTCTCGGGGGCTATTGGGGAACAAGCCGAAGGTTTAGAAGATGGAGATCGGGTAAGTGTACTCGACCCTGAAGGCAAATGTCTTGCCACTGGGCATTACCAGGAAGGTAGCATTCGGGTGCGTTTGCTTCATCGTGGTGCAACAGCACCGCCTGCTGATTTTTGGGAGCGAGCCCTCGCCAGCGCCTATGCCAGCAGGAAGATCATCTTGGGTCCACAGGCGGAACAAACCAATGCTTACCGGCTTGTACACGGAGCTGGTGACCTGCTTCCAGGCCTGGTTATTGATATTTACCAACATTTGGCAGTGGTGCAATGCCACAGCATGGGCATGTACCGAGAGCGTCAGGAGATTGCGGCAGCGCTGCAAAAGGTACTTGGGGAGGAAATTACTTCCATTTATCTGAGTGCTAAAAAAACCTTGCCACAACGTTTCCAGGACGAGGCTATTGATGGTTTTTTGGCGGGAAATTCGGCGGAAGCCCTTGTAAAAGAATTGGGCCATTCCTTCAAAATCAATGCCGCTACCGGCCAGAAAACCGGCTTCTTTCTCGATCAGCGCGATAATAGACAATTGCTGGCTTACTACGCCAAAGACAAGACGGTACTTAACACCTTTTGCTACACCGGAGGTTTCAGTATTTATGCCCTCAAAGCGGGTGCTGCACAGGTAGACAGTGTAGATGTATCGGCAAAGGCCATGCTGCTAACGGAGGAAAATGTTGCCCTGAACGAACTGCCCACAGACCGCCACAACGCTATCACCAGCGATGTGCTGCAGTTTCTGCGCAAACAAGAAACACCCTACGACATTGTCGTGGTGGACCCTCCTGCCTACGCCAAGAGTTTCAACAAGCGGCACCGGGCCGTACAAGGCTACAAACGCTTGAATACCGAAGCTATGCGCCTCGTGAAGCCGGGAGGTTTGTTGTTCACCTTTTCCTGCTCCCAAGTGGTAGATCGACAGTTGTTCCAGGATACCATCGTAGCCGCAGGTTTGGAGGTTGGTCGCTCAGCACGCGTACTTCACCAATTGACCCAGGCTGCCGATCACCCCGTCAATCTTTTTCATCCGGAAGGAGCCTACCTCAAGGGATTGGTAGTGCAGTTGGATTAA
- a CDS encoding DUF58 domain-containing protein encodes MFELDSKAVREMSNIELLARQVVEGFIIGLHKSPFHGFSVEFAEHRIYNPGESTRSIDWKVYGRTEKLFTKRYEEETNLRCQIVIDASSSMYFPEVNATSEAGINKLRFSALAAAALMNLLMRQRDAFGLSLFTDEVNLHTHVKSSTTHYRLMLTYLHQLINEPKLQQTTNAAQALHQIAESIHRRSLVIIFSDMFESGEDAEHLFSALQHLKYNKHEVVLFHTVDKKQEIDFEFENRPYEFEDLETGEKVKLQPNQVKAFYTKQVNDFVEALKQKCLQYRIDFVEADINKGFKPILQQYLVKRSKMRI; translated from the coding sequence ATGTTCGAATTAGATAGCAAAGCAGTAAGGGAGATGAGCAACATAGAGTTGCTCGCCCGTCAGGTCGTGGAAGGATTTATCATCGGGCTCCATAAAAGCCCTTTTCATGGTTTTTCCGTAGAGTTTGCCGAACACCGTATTTACAACCCGGGTGAATCAACGCGAAGTATTGACTGGAAGGTGTACGGTCGTACCGAAAAACTGTTTACCAAACGCTACGAAGAGGAAACCAATTTGCGTTGCCAGATTGTGATAGATGCTTCGAGTTCCATGTATTTCCCCGAGGTCAATGCCACCAGCGAAGCAGGCATCAACAAGTTGCGCTTTTCTGCATTGGCGGCAGCGGCCTTGATGAACCTCCTGATGCGCCAACGCGATGCCTTTGGTCTGAGCTTGTTTACGGATGAAGTCAACCTGCACACCCACGTCAAGTCGAGCACCACGCACTACCGCTTGATGCTCACGTACCTGCACCAGCTCATCAACGAACCCAAATTACAGCAAACCACCAATGCCGCTCAGGCTTTGCACCAAATTGCGGAGAGCATCCACCGCCGTTCCCTGGTCATCATCTTTAGCGATATGTTTGAATCCGGCGAAGATGCAGAGCACCTTTTCTCGGCCCTACAACACCTCAAGTACAACAAACACGAGGTCGTCTTATTCCACACCGTAGATAAAAAGCAGGAAATCGACTTTGAATTCGAAAACCGCCCTTACGAGTTTGAAGATTTGGAAACAGGCGAAAAGGTAAAACTACAGCCTAATCAGGTCAAAGCCTTTTACACCAAACAAGTGAACGATTTTGTCGAAGCACTCAAGCAAAAATGCCTACAGTATCGTATCGATTTCGTAGAAGCAGACATCAATAAAGGCTTTAAGCCTATTCTCCAGCAGTACCTGGTGAAGCGGAGCAAGATGAGGATATAA